From the genome of Candidatus Paceibacterota bacterium:
ATTCCGGATTTTTTATAAACATAATCATCATAATTCCCGAGATATTTCGTGACGGCGTTGTCTTTCACTTCCCAAATGACATTGCAAACCTTTTCCAGGACTTCGCGGTCATGCGAAACCAGGACTATGGGTCCGCCAAAGTTTTTGAGAACTTCAATGACGCAATTCTTGCTCTCGATGTCGAGATGATTCGTGGGCTCATCCAGAAATAGTATGTTGGATTCGTTTAGGATGAGCTCGGCGATCGCCACTCTTGCCCGCTCCCCGCCTGAAAGATCCGAGACATTCTTGAAAACATCGTCCTTCACGAAAAGAAGGGAACCCAGAATGTTGCGGATGTCCTGATGGCTGGCGCCGGTCTTTTCCGTGACCTCGTCAAAAATGTTCTTCGTGGGGTCCAACTCCTCGTGCGACTGCGCATAGTAGCCGATCTTCACGCTGCCGGAAACTTTGACCTTTCCGTCCAATGGCTCGAGTTTTCCAAGCAGTGTTTTGAGAAGCGTCGACTTTCCTGCGCCATTCGCGCCGATGATCCCGATCTTGTTTTCTTTCCAGATCTCCCAGGTTCCTTCCATGATCGCCAGCGGATATTCTTTTACGCCGAAAAACAGGTTCTCAATAACCATTACCCTCTGCGGAAGGCTTTTTCCGAAATTCAAATTGATCCGGATCTTCTTTTTTTCTTCTTCGGGCTCTTCGATCTTTTCCATTTTGTCGAGCAGCTTGAGACGGCTTTGCACCGCCCTGGCTTTCGTCGCCTTGTAGCGGAAACGCTCGATGAATTCTTCCTGTTCCTTGAGATATTTTTGCTGCCTCTTGAAAGCCTCGGATTCGGCATTCTTGATAGCTTCCTTTTCAATCAGATAGTTCGAATAGTTGCAGAAATATCTTCTCGATTCTTTCTTTCTCAGGTCGAAAATATTCGTGCATATAGAATCCAGGAATCTCTTGTCGTGGGAAACGATAACGATCGCCATTTTCCAATCCATAAGGAATTTTTCCAGCCATTCGATGGTCGCAAGATCGAGATGGTTGGTCGGCTCGTCCATGATGAGCAAGTTGGGCCTTGTTAAAAGTATTTTGGAAAGCGCGAGGCGCGTCCGCTCGCCTCCGGAAAGCGATTTCACTTCCCTCCCCCAATCATCCTCCGGAAAATTGAATTTCTTCAAAGTTTCCTCCGCGATATTTTCATATTCATATCCGCCTAGCTTTTCAAATTCTTCCACGACTTTTCCATATTCCGCTATCTTCTCATCGAGGTCCTTTCTCTTGGTGTCTGACATTATTTTCTCATATTCCGTTTTTTGCGCCATAAGCTCTTTCATTTTGGGATCCGCCGTTTTGATCTCTTCCGCGATCGTGTTCTTGAGGGAATCCCAATGGGTCTCTTGCGGAAGATAGCCCACGCGAAGATCTTTGTCGCGATAGATCTCTCCGGCGTCGATCTCTTCAAGACCCATAATGATCTTGGTAAGAGTGCTTTTCCCTGCCCCATTCGGGCCGATGATCCCCAGGCGGTCGCGCGGACCCACGACCAAATCCACCCCGGAAAATATTTCTTTCGTCCCGAAGTATTTGGCGACTCCCGTGAGGATCACCAGAGGCCCATCCACCTCCGGAGCCTCGCTTTTATAGTTATCTATAAACATAAATTTTTTAAGTATTAAGTATTAAGTATGCATAATGCGTCATTCCGAGCGATCTGTTTCCTTAATGTCATCCTGAGGCGCGACCGGCGCAGAAGGATCCCACAATTTATTTCGCCCGACAATCAATGGGATTCTTCGCCAATGGCTCAGAATGACACGAATGCATCCCGCCCACAAAAAAACCCGCTTACACGTAATTTGTTTCATTGTTGCCCGAAACAGGCCGACAAAAAACAA
Proteins encoded in this window:
- a CDS encoding ABC-F family ATP-binding cassette domain-containing protein; protein product: MFIDNYKSEAPEVDGPLVILTGVAKYFGTKEIFSGVDLVVGPRDRLGIIGPNGAGKSTLTKIIMGLEEIDAGEIYRDKDLRVGYLPQETHWDSLKNTIAEEIKTADPKMKELMAQKTEYEKIMSDTKRKDLDEKIAEYGKVVEEFEKLGGYEYENIAEETLKKFNFPEDDWGREVKSLSGGERTRLALSKILLTRPNLLIMDEPTNHLDLATIEWLEKFLMDWKMAIVIVSHDKRFLDSICTNIFDLRKKESRRYFCNYSNYLIEKEAIKNAESEAFKRQQKYLKEQEEFIERFRYKATKARAVQSRLKLLDKMEKIEEPEEEKKKIRINLNFGKSLPQRVMVIENLFFGVKEYPLAIMEGTWEIWKENKIGIIGANGAGKSTLLKTLLGKLEPLDGKVKVSGSVKIGYYAQSHEELDPTKNIFDEVTEKTGASHQDIRNILGSLLFVKDDVFKNVSDLSGGERARVAIAELILNESNILFLDEPTNHLDIESKNCVIEVLKNFGGPIVLVSHDREVLEKVCNVIWEVKDNAVTKYLGNYDDYVYKKSGMK